One stretch of Clavelina lepadiformis chromosome 6, kaClaLepa1.1, whole genome shotgun sequence DNA includes these proteins:
- the LOC143462667 gene encoding uncharacterized protein LOC143462667, with amino-acid sequence MKTLQIAILLGILFIYKCSSLKCYKCTASVGIDNCIGGMPKNCTGLNAMCSVTIYNMPGRNSIVYGCSDGSIAPGCSFGIFGRESCTAYCFSDGCNLPFVAAFEKEKSYNEVVPEF; translated from the exons atgaaaacgcTACAAATTGCAATTCTTCTTGGAATTCTTTTTATCTACAAAT GTAGTTCGTTGAAGTGCTACAAATGCACGGCTTCGGTGGGCATAGATAACTGCATCGGTGGTATGCCGAAGAACTGCACAGGCTTGAATGCAATGTGTAGTGTGACCATCTACA acATGCCTGGAAGAAATTCAATTGTCTACGGATGCTCTGATGGCAGCATTGCTCCTGGTTGCTCATTCGGAATTTTCGGCAGGGAGAGTTGCACCGCTTATTGCTTCTCAG ATGGATGCAATTTGCCGTTTGTAGCAgcttttgaaaaagaaaaaagttacaaCGAAGTTGTTCCCGAATTCTAG
- the LOC143462663 gene encoding cytochrome P450 2U1-like: MLTWLFGEIFNTSSSLLLFGVIVFAAMYSWYSKCSRVNSPPGPWGIPLLGILPFLGKYPERTLRKYSETYGPIISVRMATMDTVVLNDYDSIYQALVKQASKFSGRPSFSWSHDIIKGHGLAVLDYGPFLKSQRKFGLSTLRGFGMGKKSMEERVIEETAYFNDRISSQNGKAFDISDILRIAVANNICSVIFGTRFSYDDVRLTEFINIVLMLFTDQVTTIAVQVLTFAPQLVYVPPFSGVHRRFAESVSLVNDMIQKIVDEHKETFDEENPRDFIDAFLKEMKPENDHFSNEQLLFYVRDLFIGGTETTSTTLRWAILCLIHYPQTQKQIREEIHEVIGSSGTVHMSHKPDMHYTNAFIQELMRYRTLGPLGIFHKTNEEADLNGYTIPKDVMIVPNLWAVHNDPNVWEEPGQFRPERFLDADGKFVASNQVIPFSLGSRRCMGEQLAKTEIFIFLVSMVQKFEFLPDPEADKLPEINDGTNGLAFSPYPYRIVAKEL; encoded by the exons ATGTTAACTTGGTTATTTGGTGAAATATTTAACACCTCAAGCAGCTTATTGTTGTTTGGTGTCATTGTTTTTGCTGCAATGTACTCCTGGTACAGCAAATGCAGTAGGGTTAATTCACCCCCAGGTCCTTGGGGCATCCCACTTTTGGGGATTTTGCCTTTCTTAGGCAAATATCCAGAACGCACGTTGAGGAAATATTCTGAAACTTACGGACCAATTATATCCGTTCGTATGGCAACAATGGATACAGTGGTTTTGAACGACTATGATTCTATCTATCAG GCGCTAGTCAAACAAGCGAGTAAGTTTTCCGGGAGACCAAGTTTTTCCTGGTCTCATGATATAATAAAAGGACATGGACTTGCAGTTCTCGATTATGGACCGTTTCTCAAATCGCAAAGAAAATTTGGACTCTCCACTCTTCGGGG ATTTGGGATGGGTAAGAAAAGCATGGAAGAACGAGTGATTGAAGAGACCGCTTATTTTAATGATAGAATAAGTTCACAAAACGGAAAGGCCTTCGATATATCG GATATCCTGCGCATTGCTGTTGCCAACAACATCTGTAGCGTCATTTTCGGAACACGATTTAGTTACGATGACGTAAGGTTAACTGAATTTATCAACATCGTGCTTATGCT ATTTACTGACCAAGTGACTACAATTGCTGTTCAAGTTCTCACTTTTGCTCCACAGTTGGTGTATGTCCCTCCATTTTCCGGGGTTCATCGAAGATTTGCCGAAAGTGTTTCGCTGGTTAACG ACATGATCCAAAAGATTGTCGACGAACACAAAGAAACTTTTGATGAGGAAAATCCGAGAGATTTTATCGACgcttttttgaaagaaatgaaaCCGGAAAATGACCACTTTTCG AATGAGCAACTTCTATTTTACGTCCGAGACTTGTTCATAGGCGGCACAGAAACAACTTCTACCACGTTAAGATGGGCAATTCTTTGCCTAATTCACTATCCACAAACACAGAAACAAATTCGGGAAGAAATACATGAAGTTATTG GATCCAGCGGTACAGTTCATATGTCACACAAGCCAGACATGCACTACACCAACGCTTTTATACAGGAATTGATGAGATATCGTACGTTGGGGCCGTTGGGCATTTTTCACAAAACGAACGAAGAAGCTGATTTAAATGGATACACCATACCGAAGGACGTAATG ATTGTGCCCAATTTGTGGGCAGTGCACAATGACCCAAATGTTTGGGAGGAGCCGGGTCAGTTTAGACCAGAACGCTTCCTTGACGCTGACGGGAAGTTTGTGGCGTCCAACCAAGTGATACCGTTTTCACTTGGTTCACGTCGCTGCATGGGCGAACAACTTGCTAAAACGGAAATCTTTATTTTCTTGGTTTCCATGGTGCAAAAGTTTGAATTCTTGCCTGACCCCGAAGCAGACAAACTTCCTGAAATAAATGACGGTACAAATGGTCTTGCTTTTAGCCCTTATCCTTACCGCATAGTTGCTAAGGAACTTTAA